One Thermofilum pendens Hrk 5 DNA segment encodes these proteins:
- a CDS encoding MFS transporter, with protein sequence MPEGRPRVKVIVASLALFVLFYFMGYYMLNPILRTLHAEGLIPGKSEVEWRFNAGLIATLLQGTGLVLSFVWGVLADKVGRRPVIFTLGVIMGLGLLLVSQARSYAELLAYFIAFGVGYVGVGPAIYAFISDALPSESRGRGYASYYVSSVLAMILGLIVAGVLLPWRTAYMLAGLLTLVFSVLLFYSSRGIFIGYSEKGAREARRYSLRESLPSLRKKSVLLVLLMIIPWTIPWGMLSIWSIDYISTKWGVSTGTASLIIAAATASIALGHIVGGTLSDRLAGKGDYTGRTKVSLLGVVVGYVSMMLMVTYPYPYGSTNFKDLLVPSALAVGGMMFTTFAYPNINTVLSEVVVPEHRGTVFAVYSVLNNLGWTLGPTVYTLLLKAFSGVYADQVSAMTAAASTIVSLWLIPALCWLLLHRVYPKEKI encoded by the coding sequence ATGCCGGAGGGAAGACCCAGGGTTAAAGTCATAGTAGCCTCCCTAGCGCTCTTCGTGCTCTTCTACTTCATGGGGTACTACATGCTTAACCCGATACTGCGAACGTTGCACGCAGAGGGGCTCATTCCCGGGAAAAGCGAGGTCGAGTGGCGCTTCAACGCCGGGCTTATAGCCACGCTACTTCAAGGAACGGGCCTCGTCCTCTCGTTCGTGTGGGGAGTGCTCGCCGACAAGGTTGGTAGGCGCCCAGTGATTTTCACGCTTGGAGTAATAATGGGGTTAGGGCTACTCCTGGTGTCGCAGGCTAGGAGCTACGCCGAGCTACTCGCCTACTTCATCGCGTTCGGCGTGGGATACGTGGGCGTGGGACCAGCGATATACGCCTTTATCTCCGACGCCCTGCCCAGCGAGAGCAGGGGGAGAGGTTACGCGTCCTACTACGTCTCAAGCGTGCTCGCCATGATCCTAGGGCTGATAGTCGCCGGCGTACTCCTGCCGTGGCGCACAGCCTACATGCTTGCAGGACTACTCACACTGGTGTTCTCCGTCCTCCTGTTCTACTCTTCGAGGGGCATATTCATAGGGTACTCGGAGAAAGGCGCTAGAGAGGCTAGGAGGTACTCGCTCAGAGAATCCCTGCCGAGCCTGAGGAAGAAAAGCGTTCTGCTCGTACTCCTAATGATCATACCCTGGACCATCCCTTGGGGTATGCTGAGCATATGGTCCATAGACTACATTAGCACGAAGTGGGGCGTCTCGACTGGTACAGCGTCGCTGATAATAGCGGCGGCGACTGCTTCGATAGCTCTTGGACACATAGTGGGCGGCACCCTGAGCGATAGGCTCGCCGGCAAGGGGGACTACACCGGGAGAACAAAGGTGTCGCTACTGGGAGTAGTAGTCGGGTACGTGTCGATGATGCTCATGGTAACATACCCCTACCCCTACGGCAGTACGAACTTTAAAGACCTCCTTGTACCCTCAGCGCTAGCAGTTGGCGGAATGATGTTCACCACGTTTGCGTACCCGAATATAAACACCGTTCTAAGCGAGGTGGTAGTCCCGGAGCATAGAGGCACGGTGTTCGCTGTTTACAGCGTTCTAAACAACCTGGGCTGGACCCTGGGCCCAACGGTCTACACTCTTCTCCTCAAGGCATTCAGCGGCGTCTACGCAGACCAAGTATCGGCGATGACCGCGGCAGCGTCGACGATAGTCTCCCTGTGGCTCATACCTGCACTTTGCTGGCTACTGCTCCACAGGGTCTACCCGAAGGAGAAGATATAG
- a CDS encoding energy-coupling factor ABC transporter ATP-binding protein: MIRFENVRFSYGEGLFEMRDLNVEIKRGEFVGVIGHSGAGKTTFAKLAVGLLKPRSGRVLVDGKDTRTTPVSELARKVGYVYQNPDLMIFSPTILDEVGFALRNMGYPESKVKDMVLRALESVDLSKPLDASPHMLSFGEKHRLAIASVLVTEPDVLILDEPTTGLDYARCLQLFRVLEKLYKGGKTVVVITHDLDLLGMFSTRVLVFEKGRLIRDGATEEVLLDTEFLEEKGFIPTQLQRLSKMLGLKAYSPSKIAEYIIELRKKKGI; this comes from the coding sequence ATGATCAGGTTCGAGAACGTTAGGTTCAGCTACGGGGAAGGGCTCTTCGAGATGAGGGACCTCAACGTAGAGATTAAGCGAGGAGAGTTCGTTGGCGTTATAGGGCACAGCGGCGCCGGGAAGACCACGTTCGCCAAGCTGGCCGTGGGGCTCCTCAAGCCGCGTAGCGGCAGGGTGCTCGTCGACGGGAAGGATACGAGGACGACCCCCGTCTCCGAGCTAGCTAGGAAGGTCGGCTACGTGTACCAGAACCCGGATCTCATGATATTCTCTCCCACGATACTCGACGAGGTAGGATTCGCGCTGAGGAACATGGGCTACCCGGAGAGCAAGGTTAAAGACATGGTGCTACGAGCGCTTGAAAGCGTCGACTTGTCGAAGCCTCTCGACGCCTCCCCGCACATGCTGAGCTTCGGGGAAAAACACAGACTCGCAATAGCCAGCGTGCTCGTGACGGAGCCCGACGTCCTGATCCTAGACGAGCCGACAACCGGGCTCGACTACGCGAGGTGCCTTCAGCTATTCAGGGTTCTCGAGAAGCTTTACAAGGGCGGGAAAACAGTCGTTGTGATAACGCACGACTTGGACCTGCTGGGCATGTTCTCGACGAGGGTTCTCGTATTTGAGAAGGGTAGGCTGATTAGGGACGGCGCGACGGAGGAGGTCCTTCTGGACACGGAGTTCCTTGAGGAGAAGGGCTTCATCCCGACGCAGCTTCAAAGGCTGTCGAAGATGCTCGGCTTAAAGGCTTATTCTCCCTCGAAGATCGCGGAGTACATAATCGAGCTTAGGAAAAAGAAGGGTATTTAA
- a CDS encoding energy-coupling factor ABC transporter ATP-binding protein, whose protein sequence is MGTSVTVRNLNVKYLGSKDWTLRAVDFEANRGELVIIMGPSGCGKTTLFRVLAGLIPSLLPGTVEGQAVVEGIDVVSSGYKGLAGVVGLVYQNPEMQVVTRSVLEELAMGPENLGLPREEIRARIDWVVDMLNLHDFLGRDPQTLSGGEKQLVAIASVLTSKPKVLLLDEPTSMLDHRGTRLVLDAIAELKKEGLTVIVAEHRVEWAAEVADRVVVMGRGTILLEGKPEEVFSRVEDIQRYGVRPPGVAEVAYELRKRGVNVPIPVKMSDSWVLLGERG, encoded by the coding sequence ATGGGGACTTCAGTTACTGTGAGAAACCTGAACGTAAAGTACCTCGGATCGAAGGACTGGACTCTGAGAGCTGTCGACTTCGAAGCAAATAGAGGAGAGCTGGTTATCATAATGGGTCCCAGCGGTTGCGGTAAAACAACCCTTTTCAGGGTGCTGGCGGGCCTTATACCCTCCCTCCTCCCGGGCACTGTGGAGGGCCAGGCGGTAGTCGAGGGTATAGACGTTGTTTCGAGCGGCTACAAGGGGCTCGCCGGCGTGGTGGGGCTTGTATACCAGAACCCGGAGATGCAGGTTGTAACGAGGTCTGTCCTCGAGGAGCTCGCGATGGGCCCGGAGAACCTCGGCTTGCCGCGCGAAGAGATACGCGCCAGGATAGACTGGGTTGTCGACATGCTGAACCTTCACGACTTCCTCGGGAGGGATCCCCAGACGCTCTCGGGCGGCGAGAAACAGCTGGTAGCTATAGCCAGCGTGCTTACATCGAAGCCCAAGGTGCTGTTACTCGACGAGCCTACGTCCATGTTGGATCACAGGGGGACGAGGCTCGTTCTCGACGCCATAGCCGAGCTGAAGAAGGAGGGCTTGACGGTCATAGTCGCGGAACACCGCGTTGAGTGGGCTGCCGAGGTAGCCGACAGAGTGGTAGTGATGGGGAGGGGTACCATCCTCCTGGAGGGGAAACCCGAGGAGGTGTTCTCGAGGGTAGAGGACATCCAAAGGTACGGCGTGAGGCCTCCGGGTGTCGCCGAGGTAGCCTATGAGCTTAGGAAGAGGGGCGTGAACGTGCCTATACCGGTGAAGATGTCTGACAGCTGGGTTCTCCTGGGTGAGAGGGGATGA
- a CDS encoding energy-coupling factor transporter transmembrane component T family protein: MLSGLYVERKSFFHSLDPRVKLLWATLVLAASIATQFNGLKSFPVFVSAIAALTLSGIGAGLAAVLIFNSLVFLLITTLVWAGMYSGHGSPVFVLGFLRITDVGLLVASGKFFLIMSPVFAFITFFVTTKPYHVAWTLEKMGMPSKVSTAFVIAVSLLPTMVKATRDVIDIQKLRGLALDRGSVLDRLRNYIPIIVPVISRLLSDVWDLSLVLASRYVGYSKRRTYLLEPRWSSRDTVFALLSLVFYGVIIAWGLQLL; encoded by the coding sequence ATGCTGAGCGGGCTCTACGTCGAGAGGAAGTCGTTCTTTCACTCGCTGGATCCGAGAGTGAAGCTCCTCTGGGCCACCCTCGTGCTCGCCGCCTCCATAGCGACGCAGTTCAACGGGTTGAAAAGCTTCCCCGTGTTCGTCTCCGCTATAGCCGCGCTGACCCTCTCCGGAATAGGCGCGGGGCTGGCGGCCGTACTGATATTCAACTCCCTGGTGTTCCTACTTATAACGACGCTCGTATGGGCGGGGATGTACAGCGGCCACGGAAGCCCTGTGTTCGTGCTAGGATTCCTGAGGATCACGGACGTAGGGTTGCTTGTAGCGAGCGGGAAGTTCTTCCTCATAATGAGCCCTGTATTCGCTTTTATAACGTTCTTCGTTACCACGAAGCCTTACCACGTCGCGTGGACGCTGGAAAAAATGGGTATGCCCTCCAAGGTTTCCACGGCGTTCGTGATAGCTGTGAGCCTGTTGCCCACCATGGTTAAGGCTACCCGGGACGTCATAGATATACAGAAGTTGAGAGGCCTCGCGCTCGACAGGGGGAGCGTGCTTGACAGACTTAGAAACTACATCCCCATTATAGTACCGGTTATCTCCAGGCTTCTAAGCGACGTGTGGGATCTAAGCCTGGTCCTAGCATCCAGGTACGTAGGGTACTCGAAGAGGAGGACTTACCTCCTGGAGCCGAGGTGGAGCTCCAGGGACACTGTGTTCGCGCTTCTTTCACTGGTGTTTTACGGGGTGATAATAGCATGGGGACTTCAGTTACTGTGA
- a CDS encoding QueT transporter family protein, whose amino-acid sequence MNKAKTIYYLAIIIGLAIVAAIVYSFWQAYQTALQMFGPKEAPNKVWELFPVSVAFMKARDTLLIVGGVIWILGTIVFFAELAGYTITKSGLAKNRMGVGDWSVIDVALVALSAAVYGGLLAATAPITIVPGFTWLRPGNALAPLFGMFFGIPGCLGAAIGNLLADILSGYFGVGSFGGFIGNFLIAYIPFKFVRDHSFGSASSIGEFYIWGVIVQAFVSAIYICWWLDVMQSVVGLPVFVIWAVIATSILINNITVNAVLSPILGVILFPLVKSRGLYWKDRVMPQKSTA is encoded by the coding sequence GTGAACAAAGCAAAAACAATCTACTACCTAGCAATAATCATAGGGCTAGCGATTGTCGCGGCAATCGTTTACTCCTTCTGGCAGGCATACCAAACGGCACTCCAGATGTTTGGACCTAAAGAGGCGCCCAACAAGGTTTGGGAGCTCTTCCCTGTATCTGTTGCTTTCATGAAGGCACGTGATACTCTGCTCATAGTAGGTGGTGTGATCTGGATTCTGGGAACCATAGTATTCTTCGCGGAGCTCGCCGGCTACACAATTACTAAGTCCGGCCTCGCTAAGAACAGGATGGGGGTAGGAGACTGGAGCGTTATAGACGTGGCCCTCGTAGCCCTAAGCGCCGCCGTCTATGGAGGGCTACTCGCGGCTACAGCCCCCATAACCATAGTACCCGGCTTCACGTGGTTGCGCCCTGGCAACGCTCTCGCTCCGCTCTTCGGAATGTTCTTCGGCATACCCGGGTGCCTCGGAGCAGCGATAGGCAACCTACTGGCAGACATACTTTCAGGGTACTTCGGGGTAGGCTCTTTCGGAGGCTTTATAGGGAACTTCCTGATAGCCTACATACCCTTCAAGTTCGTCAGGGATCACAGCTTTGGTAGCGCGTCCTCGATAGGAGAGTTCTACATATGGGGCGTCATAGTCCAAGCCTTCGTGAGTGCCATCTACATATGCTGGTGGCTCGACGTGATGCAGAGCGTCGTAGGGCTACCTGTATTCGTGATATGGGCGGTTATAGCGACCTCGATACTCATAAACAACATCACCGTTAACGCCGTCCTCTCGCCAATCCTCGGCGTGATACTCTTCCCGCTAGTAAAGTCCAGGGGTCTCTACTGGAAGGACAGAGTAATGCCGCAGAAATCCACGGCGTAA
- a CDS encoding transglutaminase-like domain-containing protein, with translation MSGGSCYTNTLEYLKHPLPAEVSELLRRGELRKAEGELRRLAETSPQPLAKRFEFELERIRRMGYEYPYTVEEAFRQLRKRVEDLTLEEFASLISRGCVDHAVIEGEVRVHRRFEPNAFWLCGDLSSRRKSLGDERSDLNELTLKWRAERVLSAAREKGGGYVLPLRYRVRARVSLKRSPRELGEPVRVWIPLPRVEGIHSEFRLLDYSVKPVHVAPPDHPQRTAYFELYGDTREVWVEYEFTSRGFHVEVDPREASVDPDSEVARRYLSERPPHIAFTGELREFVDRLTRGAASPYEKVQRIWGWITENVRYTYAKDYIFYDNIPEYVFREKRGDCGMQALLFITMCRIAGVPARWESGWYMHPLSPGMHDWAQFYLEPYGWLYADPSFGNKRKGGEWRNTFYLGSTEGYRLASNIEVYAEFDPPKRYIRSDPVDSQRGEVETPSRNLYYDEWDFALEIVSVEKLA, from the coding sequence GTGAGCGGGGGATCCTGCTACACGAACACGCTGGAGTACTTGAAGCACCCGTTGCCGGCTGAGGTCTCGGAGCTTTTGAGGAGAGGGGAGTTGAGGAAGGCGGAGGGGGAGTTGAGGAGGCTTGCAGAGACGTCTCCGCAACCGTTGGCAAAGCGCTTCGAATTCGAGCTTGAAAGGATTAGAAGGATGGGCTACGAGTACCCCTACACCGTCGAGGAGGCATTCAGGCAGCTCAGGAAGCGCGTAGAGGATCTCACGCTGGAGGAGTTCGCCTCGCTGATATCCAGGGGGTGCGTGGACCACGCGGTTATAGAGGGGGAGGTAAGAGTGCACAGACGCTTCGAGCCGAACGCTTTCTGGCTCTGCGGGGACCTCTCAAGCCGTAGGAAAAGCCTGGGCGACGAGCGGAGCGACCTGAACGAGCTGACGTTGAAGTGGAGAGCCGAGAGGGTTCTCAGCGCCGCACGCGAGAAGGGCGGGGGCTACGTCCTACCTTTAAGGTACCGCGTAAGGGCAAGGGTGAGCCTGAAGAGGAGCCCGAGGGAGCTCGGAGAGCCCGTGAGGGTCTGGATCCCGCTACCGAGGGTCGAGGGTATTCACTCGGAGTTCAGGCTTCTCGACTACAGCGTGAAGCCTGTACACGTAGCGCCCCCGGATCACCCTCAGAGGACAGCTTACTTCGAGCTTTACGGGGACACTAGAGAGGTGTGGGTGGAATACGAGTTCACCTCTAGGGGCTTCCACGTAGAGGTAGACCCCAGGGAGGCGAGCGTCGACCCGGACTCCGAGGTCGCTAGAAGGTACCTGTCCGAGAGGCCGCCGCACATAGCGTTCACCGGCGAGCTCAGGGAGTTCGTGGACCGGTTGACTAGGGGCGCCGCGTCCCCCTACGAGAAGGTTCAGCGGATATGGGGCTGGATAACCGAGAACGTCAGGTACACCTACGCCAAGGACTACATATTCTACGACAACATACCGGAGTACGTTTTCCGCGAGAAGAGGGGCGACTGCGGCATGCAGGCCCTGCTCTTCATAACGATGTGCCGTATCGCCGGGGTACCCGCCAGGTGGGAGTCAGGCTGGTACATGCACCCGTTATCGCCCGGCATGCACGACTGGGCGCAATTCTACCTCGAGCCCTACGGCTGGCTGTACGCGGATCCAAGCTTCGGGAACAAGAGGAAGGGCGGCGAGTGGCGCAACACCTTCTACCTGGGGTCAACCGAGGGGTACCGCCTAGCCTCGAACATAGAGGTGTACGCAGAGTTCGACCCGCCTAAACGCTACATACGCTCAGACCCCGTGGACAGCCAGCGCGGAGAGGTGGAGACACCGTCAAGGAACCTGTACTACGACGAGTGGGACTTCGCTCTGGAGATAGTGTCCGTCGAAAAGCTTGCGTAG
- a CDS encoding adenylate kinase family protein, translated as MQTIRVSILGPPGAGKGTYASEVARFFGVPHVSTGELLRQEIRKGSELGRRVATYVSRGLLVPDDVVNELVGSRLSQGDCAKGFVLDGYPRTLQQALFLEKHYPLDKAVLLSVSLKVAVERLSGRLYCPNCGETYHVSWKPPRKPGVCDNCGSRLVRRRDDDPEVVEARFREYWRLTLPVVDFYREKGKLLEFDANGDSRELAPRLVSILAGALAKTST; from the coding sequence GTGCAAACCATAAGGGTATCAATACTTGGACCGCCGGGAGCCGGTAAGGGGACGTACGCGTCCGAGGTGGCTAGGTTCTTCGGAGTGCCGCACGTATCCACGGGGGAGCTTCTGCGACAAGAGATACGCAAGGGGTCCGAGCTGGGTAGGCGCGTCGCTACGTACGTTTCCAGGGGGCTACTGGTCCCCGACGATGTGGTCAACGAGCTTGTTGGAAGCCGCCTCTCGCAGGGCGACTGCGCGAAGGGCTTCGTCCTGGACGGCTACCCGCGGACGCTACAACAGGCTCTTTTCCTCGAAAAGCACTACCCCCTGGACAAGGCTGTGCTTCTGAGTGTAAGCCTGAAGGTCGCCGTTGAGAGGCTCTCGGGAAGGCTTTACTGTCCCAACTGCGGCGAAACGTACCACGTGTCCTGGAAGCCTCCGAGAAAACCGGGTGTATGCGACAATTGCGGGTCTAGGCTCGTGAGGAGGAGAGACGACGACCCGGAAGTCGTTGAGGCGAGGTTCCGCGAGTACTGGAGACTCACGCTCCCCGTCGTGGACTTCTACAGGGAGAAAGGCAAGCTCCTGGAGTTCGACGCAAACGGAGATTCCAGGGAGCTTGCGCCGAGGCTTGTATCCATACTCGCGGGAGCGTTGGCGAAGACCTCTACCTAA
- a CDS encoding AAA-associated domain-containing protein, producing MSQQSSKKIVLPRDVSPDHVLGLLEVLHTMGGLTDSMYVGDAVHENIQVLPKAIDVAEALGLIKTHKGNLQLTELGKRVARSDPKSIKKLLRNAISNIEPLAEIASTLKEKKRMTVEEFDAIIGKYYPGNVEEARKNVLIWGAFLHLFVMDEEDEEILPI from the coding sequence GTGTCACAACAAAGCTCTAAGAAGATCGTGCTTCCAAGGGATGTTTCCCCCGACCACGTCCTCGGGTTGCTAGAAGTCCTACACACAATGGGAGGGTTGACTGACTCGATGTACGTAGGGGACGCTGTCCACGAAAACATACAGGTTCTCCCGAAGGCTATAGACGTCGCGGAGGCCTTAGGGCTCATAAAGACCCATAAAGGAAACCTACAGCTAACAGAGCTGGGGAAGAGGGTTGCCCGAAGCGATCCGAAGAGCATCAAGAAGCTGTTAAGGAACGCTATCAGCAACATCGAGCCTCTAGCCGAGATAGCATCGACCCTCAAGGAGAAAAAGAGGATGACTGTGGAGGAGTTCGACGCCATAATAGGCAAGTACTACCCGGGAAACGTGGAGGAAGCCAGGAAAAACGTGCTCATATGGGGGGCCTTCCTCCACCTCTTCGTCATGGACGAGGAAGACGAGGAAATACTCCCCATTTAG
- a CDS encoding ABC transporter permease subunit, with protein sequence MLALLIAVSASLARMAEAYIVSLLIALVLGSLMARNKVVESIMLPVLDILQSIPILGFFPAALAMFIANLPRALGVEAAAVFLIVTSLVWNMIFGVYASIKSLEPSVFDMARVYSLGAVSRFFYIYVPASRAALLANSLISWAGGWFFLTAAEVITLGEEEYKLTGIGAFIMESYNRGDYASFYIGVAALFATIMATYVLLWNPAVKSVRDLPLPSVSAFYEKFSEVVSRVWSGLGEALVWVEARVKLPGFVPRVVGATLLVVALFYLGSGVAGLLSLDVVGVAKSFLHELPLSLARVSIVLVFSLVLSLLIAYLTYSFRRAAMLIGASGELLASVPAIIWWPLLGYVALTFSWGPLVVLFTVLLQGSLWYLYFNILVFGLGSIRKEHEELAAVYGVKGWHFFRSIFFPSVFPSLLTGALSSWGGAWNATIAAEYVTLGQRTIDLGGVGALLNRYTVEGEAGKTALAALFLSLVIVAVDKAVWARLFSRLSGKFAGE encoded by the coding sequence ATGCTAGCCCTGCTTATCGCGGTCTCGGCGAGCCTTGCACGCATGGCGGAAGCGTACATCGTATCCCTGCTCATAGCTCTAGTTCTGGGCTCGCTAATGGCTCGTAACAAGGTTGTCGAATCCATCATGCTACCCGTGCTCGACATCCTCCAGTCAATACCCATACTCGGCTTCTTCCCGGCTGCCCTCGCTATGTTCATAGCTAACCTTCCCAGGGCTTTGGGCGTAGAGGCGGCAGCTGTATTCTTGATAGTGACTAGCCTTGTGTGGAACATGATATTCGGGGTTTACGCGTCTATAAAGTCCCTTGAACCCTCCGTTTTCGATATGGCGAGGGTTTACTCGCTGGGTGCTGTTTCGAGGTTTTTCTACATATACGTGCCGGCTTCTAGGGCGGCGCTCCTGGCGAACAGCCTCATCTCGTGGGCTGGCGGCTGGTTCTTCCTGACGGCAGCCGAGGTCATCACTCTGGGAGAGGAGGAGTACAAGCTGACGGGTATAGGCGCCTTTATAATGGAGAGCTACAACAGGGGGGACTACGCGAGCTTCTACATCGGCGTTGCCGCGCTGTTCGCGACTATCATGGCGACGTATGTTCTCCTATGGAACCCAGCCGTAAAGTCCGTTAGAGACCTACCCCTCCCGTCCGTGAGCGCTTTCTACGAAAAGTTCTCGGAGGTTGTTTCCCGCGTGTGGAGTGGTCTAGGAGAGGCTCTGGTATGGGTCGAGGCGAGAGTTAAGCTTCCAGGCTTCGTCCCCAGGGTTGTCGGGGCTACGCTACTAGTGGTCGCGTTGTTCTACCTTGGCTCCGGCGTGGCGGGTCTTCTAAGCTTGGACGTAGTAGGCGTGGCTAAGAGCTTCCTTCACGAGCTACCGCTGAGCCTCGCAAGGGTGTCTATAGTGCTCGTCTTTTCCCTGGTCCTCTCGCTCCTAATAGCCTACCTGACGTACAGCTTCAGGAGAGCTGCGATGCTTATTGGCGCATCGGGCGAGCTACTCGCCTCAGTGCCGGCAATCATATGGTGGCCTCTACTGGGCTACGTAGCCTTGACCTTCTCCTGGGGGCCTCTCGTGGTTTTGTTTACGGTTCTCCTGCAAGGCTCTCTGTGGTACCTGTACTTCAATATACTCGTCTTCGGGCTTGGAAGCATAAGAAAAGAGCACGAAGAGCTCGCCGCCGTGTACGGCGTAAAGGGGTGGCACTTCTTCAGGTCGATATTCTTCCCCTCGGTTTTTCCCTCGCTTCTCACAGGTGCTTTAAGCTCGTGGGGTGGGGCGTGGAACGCGACGATAGCCGCTGAATACGTTACGCTGGGCCAGAGAACGATAGACCTGGGAGGTGTCGGAGCCCTGCTTAACAGGTATACTGTTGAGGGAGAAGCCGGGAAAACCGCGCTGGCGGCACTCTTCTTGTCGCTGGTTATAGTAGCGGTGGATAAAGCGGTCTGGGCGAGGCTGTTCTCAAGGCTTAGCGGTAAGTTTGCCGGTGAGTAG
- a CDS encoding ABC transporter ATP-binding protein, giving the protein MQTILSIRNIVKTFKEGGKTLPVLDHISFDVGEEFVAILGPSGCGKTTLLRIIAGLEKADSGEIVFARGDSRIGFIFQSPTLLPWLTVLENVALPLRANGVPRREAEEKARKYISLVGLQAFENFYPHELSGGMKQRVNIARALAVEPVLLLMDEPFSQLDPLTAESLRSEILDMWMWGVTTVRAIIMVTHNVDEAVFMADRIIVLTTRPAKIAGIVHVDLPRPRDRRSPEFQKVEDQVYEYISA; this is encoded by the coding sequence ATGCAGACGATACTCTCCATAAGGAACATCGTCAAGACGTTCAAGGAAGGCGGGAAGACACTACCGGTTCTCGACCACATATCCTTCGACGTCGGAGAAGAGTTCGTCGCGATCCTAGGGCCCTCCGGGTGCGGGAAGACCACGCTTTTAAGGATAATAGCCGGGCTTGAGAAAGCCGATAGCGGGGAGATAGTGTTCGCTAGAGGCGATTCGCGCATAGGCTTTATCTTCCAGTCTCCAACCCTGCTACCCTGGCTGACTGTACTCGAAAACGTGGCGCTCCCCCTAAGGGCTAACGGCGTTCCGCGCAGGGAGGCCGAGGAGAAGGCCAGGAAGTACATCTCCCTGGTGGGCCTCCAAGCCTTCGAGAACTTCTACCCGCACGAGCTGAGCGGCGGGATGAAGCAGAGAGTCAATATCGCGAGGGCACTCGCGGTGGAGCCAGTACTGCTACTCATGGATGAACCCTTCTCGCAGCTCGACCCGTTGACCGCGGAGTCGCTCAGGTCGGAGATTCTGGACATGTGGATGTGGGGTGTAACGACCGTAAGAGCGATAATAATGGTTACCCACAACGTCGACGAGGCAGTCTTCATGGCCGACAGAATCATCGTGCTAACAACGCGGCCCGCGAAGATCGCTGGAATAGTGCATGTCGACCTGCCGAGGCCTAGGGATAGGAGGTCGCCGGAGTTCCAGAAGGTCGAGGACCAGGTATACGAGTACATAAGCGCCTAA
- a CDS encoding nucleoside 2-deoxyribosyltransferase, which yields MTGVKVYLAAPMRGDRSALANVKKLLQALEERGYVVLTKHVADDVLDVEKGMTPREVFERDIRLLEEADVLVAEVSYPSLGVGFEIAYFLLRGKPVIALALRERLESVSAMIRGITWENFRLVAYSDVDEAIEKLDSMLPGSVDMQ from the coding sequence GTGACCGGCGTGAAGGTCTACCTGGCGGCTCCGATGAGGGGTGACCGTAGCGCGCTGGCAAACGTGAAGAAGCTGTTGCAAGCCCTGGAGGAGAGGGGGTACGTCGTGTTGACGAAGCACGTAGCGGACGACGTGCTCGACGTGGAGAAGGGTATGACGCCTAGAGAGGTCTTCGAGAGGGATATAAGGTTGCTGGAAGAGGCGGACGTCCTGGTGGCGGAGGTATCGTACCCGAGCCTCGGCGTGGGCTTCGAGATAGCGTACTTTCTGCTGAGGGGGAAGCCGGTGATAGCCCTGGCCTTGCGCGAGAGGCTGGAATCGGTATCCGCGATGATAAGGGGTATAACGTGGGAGAACTTCAGGCTGGTAGCCTACTCGGACGTCGACGAGGCAATAGAAAAATTAGACAGCATGTTGCCAGGTAGCGTTGACATGCAATGA
- a CDS encoding Lrp/AsnC family transcriptional regulator, with translation MIIDEKDAAILELLQENARLVIKEISKRIGSPITTTHARLKRLEREGVIKAYRAILDPKKLGYDTLAYVFISFSRDRGLDQRKVAQEIAKIPEVQEVHIITGEWDILAKVRVGSVDELGDLVVNRLRNIEGVEKTYTSVVLEVVKETTKLPIRIDKANLARLPARNPGTT, from the coding sequence ATGATCATCGATGAGAAGGATGCGGCTATACTGGAGTTGCTCCAGGAGAACGCGAGGTTAGTCATAAAGGAAATTAGCAAGAGGATAGGCTCTCCGATTACTACGACTCACGCTCGGCTTAAACGGCTGGAGAGGGAAGGCGTGATAAAGGCTTACAGGGCTATACTCGACCCTAAAAAGCTGGGCTACGACACACTCGCATACGTTTTCATCTCGTTTTCGAGGGATAGAGGGCTCGACCAGAGGAAGGTCGCCCAGGAGATAGCGAAGATCCCGGAGGTCCAGGAGGTTCACATAATCACGGGTGAGTGGGATATCCTCGCCAAGGTCCGCGTGGGGAGTGTCGACGAGCTGGGAGACCTCGTCGTAAACAGGCTGAGAAATATCGAGGGGGTAGAGAAAACCTACACGTCGGTCGTGCTCGAAGTAGTTAAGGAGACAACGAAGCTACCGATAAGGATCGACAAGGCGAACCTCGCAAGGCTCCCGGCGCGCAACCCCGGGACCACGTAA